One Miscanthus floridulus cultivar M001 chromosome 11, ASM1932011v1, whole genome shotgun sequence DNA window includes the following coding sequences:
- the LOC136492528 gene encoding protein RKD3-like: MPSSVIQQHSHATDPSSSISRRKKCTDDMVWFIHLPMRQAAKALGMSCAMIQRTCRSNGIQRWPSRKIGALDRKILKLEKNMFLPRDRVKRTKMLDEWKKLSRERMDIYCNFMSLI; the protein is encoded by the exons ATGCCGTCGTCTGTCATTCAACAGCACAGCCATGCCACAGATCCTTCAAGTAGCATCTCTAGGAGAAAGAAGTGCACCGATGACATGGTATGGTTCATCCACCTGCCTATGCGCCAGGCCGCCAAGGCACTTGGCATGTCCTGCGCGATGATCCAAAGGACTTGTCGCAGCAACGGCATCCAGCGATGGCCTTCTAGGAAG ATTGGTGCTTTGGACCGCAAAATTTTAAAGCTGGAGAAGAACATGTTCCTCCCAAGAGACCGTGTAAAGAGAACCAAGATGCTGGATGAATGGAAAAAGTTGAGCCGTGAAAGGATGGATATCTACTGCAACTTCATGTCGTTGATATAA